The nucleotide sequence AACGCGTTTATGTCGCCACCGCGGTCGTCACCGACGATGAGATGGCGGAGCGCATCGCGCAGCATCGAGCCCGCCGAGGCCCGGACTGGCACACCGTCGAGGAACCGCTTGATCTGTCCGCCGTGATCCGGCGGGAAAGCGCACCGCGCACGGGCCTGTTGGTGGACTGCCTTACCGTCTGGCTCGGCAACCTCATGCACCACGAGCGTGACGTGGACGCCGCGTGCGAAGCGCTGCTCGCAGCGCTCGCCTCCGCGCCCGGACCGGTGGTGCTGGTGGCCAACGAGGTGGGGCTCGGCATCGTACCGGACAACGCCATGGCACGCGCCTTTCGGGACCACGCGGGACAGCTCAACCAAGCTGTCGGCCGCGTTGCAAACCGCGTCTTCTTCATGGCCGCCGGCATCCCCATGACCCTCAAGGGTCCGGCGCCCGACTGATGACTGCCCGGACGCTCATGTTCCAGGGGACGGCCTCGGACGCCGGCAAGTCGCTGGTCACCGCCGGCCTCTGCCGTATTCTGGCGCGCCGGGGCTACGCCGTGCGCCCGTTCAAGCCGCAGAACATGTCCAACAATGCCGCGGTGACGGCGGACGGCGGGGAGATCGGCCGCGCCCAGGCCCTTCAGGCCCGGGCCTGCGGCGTGGAGCCGTCGGTGG is from Deltaproteobacteria bacterium and encodes:
- the cobU gene encoding bifunctional adenosylcobinamide kinase/adenosylcobinamide-phosphate guanylyltransferase; the protein is MPVNDPAARPDLTLVLGGARAGKSAFAEGLARAWDQRVYVATAVVTDDEMAERIAQHRARRGPDWHTVEEPLDLSAVIRRESAPRTGLLVDCLTVWLGNLMHHERDVDAACEALLAALASAPGPVVLVANEVGLGIVPDNAMARAFRDHAGQLNQAVGRVANRVFFMAAGIPMTLKGPAPD